TACAAGTACCACTAAATGGACTTAGATACAGTACCTGAGTAAATAAACTCAGTTTTTTTTGCCACAGCTATAGGTGAGTGGCTGTATTGGTAGTTTGatacttaacaaaaaagtgctacACTTCCGTCAAGTGACTATACTGTATATCAGAAGGGCTCAACATAAGGCAGCTCACATTAACCCAAGTGATCAATCTTTGGCATACTAAACTCAGATATTGAGTTATTATAATTCTCATCAGATATATGCAACTTAGATTATTTTAAAGCAGAATTGTTAGGATTTGGGTTTAACATGTCTGTGTGTAATTTATCATTATAATCGTACTGTTTTACATATGAAAAGACTAAGCTCATTTAAATTCCGGACATGTTCTTGAGCCAACAGGTCCATGCAGTGCTCTCGAGGACTTTCTGATTTGTTCACAGCTAGTTAAAACTTCATGGGGCTTGATGTTACCAGTTACTCTAAAGTCCTACTATTTAAGGGTGCACTTGTCCTGTAAGAAAACATTTTCTGTTTCATACCAGTCGATTTTGAAAAGGTTTTCCTTTTAGAAAATCAAGAGGCTAGATCCTAGAGGATTGCTTCACTACCAATATATCTACAACAGTATGGACCTTCCTGGTGAGGAGAAGGGAGAAGATCAACTTGAAAACAGGTAAGCTATACAAAAATGACTTTATCTAGATGAGGAAGAGATGCTAGTCTCTTTAGACAACACTACTTTTAAGTAGAAGTTAAATTAGCTGTAGGAGAAGTTCGGCAAGTTAAGGCTGTGAACCAGATTCATTAGTTAGCATTTGAAATGATTACATTACTAAATTGGAATGTGATGAAAGTTGTACCGGATTtcgtaatttaacaccagcttTCAGTATCAACATCCTGTATACCTTGTATTAAAATTGATCGTTGCCAACACTTTATGGATATAGAAAAGGAAAGGAGGCTTAAAGTCCAGATAGTCTCATTTAGAGACTTTTGTGAGTTGGGTTTTGTGAGTTTTAATGAGCAAGAGTAAATAAACTTGAGCTTGCATTGAAAATATTCTGCCAAACAAAACAATGGGGCTTCAGCTCTGGCAAAAGCCTGACATTGTGTGTGTTAAACAGCGCAGCTGAAAATTAGACCCATGTGATGACTGAGTGGCCCGATTGCTACAATGTGAGTGTGTATGAGCTGTTAGGCCCATCTTTTCTCTTTATTTTTCAGAGTTCAGGAGTCTATGGCACATGTGCAGATAGATGGTGAAGAACATGCCTCTGTAGGTGAGTTATGAGCACATGGGTCTGTTGAATTAGAGTATGTAAACTTGTTTTCCTCTTGGGAATAACTAGATTTTTTTTTCTAATTTCCTTTGTCCCTCTTCTCAGGAAGGAAAAACCTAGAGGTTCAGTTTGCTTGCACACCACTTGCTCAAGCCAGTTCTCTTTGGACCACTGATGCTAAAGGCGCGGTGAGACTGAGAATAGAAGAAGGATGCCCAGAGGAACCGGTTACCGTTCACCAAATGTTTAAAGCCTCTGTTGAGAAATATGGAAACATGTATGCACTGGCCAGCAAGATGGACAACAAATGGGAAAAGATAACTTTCTCAGAGTATTATCAATTCTGCCGGAGAGCAGCCAAGAGCTTTATGAAggtatgttttttaaataaaaacaacacatcGTGTGTAATACATACTAAATTATTTCAACTATTGAGTACAATCAAtgggcagatttttttttaaaagacaaaAATGTGTGCAGCTTGGTCTAGAACGATTCCATGGAGTGGCGATACTAGGATTCAATTCAGCAGAGTGGTTCTTCTCTTCAGTCGGTACCATCATGGCGGGGTGAGAAAGACACAGCATCAACAGCTGACATGAATCAGCATAAACTGTACCCAAATATACAGTGTCTTTGTTATTAATGctgtttttattatttcaaCTGCTCATTTTGCAATGTTACATCCGTTAACCTTTTTTTCTCCTGTGACTGatgaatattttttatttagggGGATAATGACAGGAATTTATGCAACTAACTCACCAGAAGCTTGCCAGTATGTTGCAAGTGACTCCAAAGCCAACATTATTGTGGTGGAAAACCAGAAGCAATTGGATAAAATCCTGCAGGTACTGTCgcgtatataatatataaatgtTTTTCTCCATATCCAGAACATACTGTAAATGTCTCCCTCTTTATACCTTAGATACGAGACAGGCTGCCCCATTTGAAAGCCATAGTGCAGTTCAGTGGAAACCCCCAGCAGAGGATCCCAAACCTTTACTCCGTAAGTCCTCTTGATTAAATTATCAAAGTGTCTTTTGAGCCCAGGCTGTGACGCTCTATGTTGCTGTTTTGGGGTAGTGGGAGGACTTCATGGATCTGGGTCTAGATGTTTCTGAGGATGAGCTGGATGACATCATTGACAGCCAGAGAGCcaaccaatgctgcatcctgATCTACACATCCGGCACCACGGGCAAGCCCAAGGGAGTTATGCTCAGTCATGACAATGTAAGTTTACTATTCTTAGTCCGCACTTACTCAGAGTTACAGGAGACTAAACGTCTATCTTTATCTGTGATGTGTATTTAGATCACATGGACGGCCAATCATGCCAGCAGGGTGGGGGAGATGCAGCCAGCTGACACCCAACAGGAGTCACTGGTGAGCTACCTGCCTCTCAGCCACATCGCTGCTCAGATCTATGATATGTGGACGGGCATCCAGTGGGCTGAGCTGGTATACTTTGCACAGCCAGATGCCCTAAAGGTAAATACAATTGCTTAGATCACAGATATAATGGTTGTAGACATAACAAACAAAGAACAGTGCACAATAACCCCTACCACAGACAGCTATACAGCACATCAGACAAAAAGGGGAAATAATTTAATAAGattaaataattataatacaataAAGAGACATAATAAAACCTAAATAGACATTGAATGTAAATGTTAATGAATATTCTAGTAAATAAATAGGGaaaatattaattaaagtacctaGTTACATATAAGATTAGGACTACAGCTATCAAATGAGAGTCTTTCATCTGTAAGACTTTTAGTAAATTAAAGTTAATAGCTCCACTGTGGGTGCAACTACTAGTTTTCCCATATGCATTATTCTCCTTAATCAATCATGCAAACTACATTGTAGCTGTGCAAGAGACAAGCGGAATAATGTGGTCAATATTAAATGTCACTTGATTTTTTTTTAGCTCGGTTTGTCCCTTATTTGTTATAGGGAAGCCTGATAACAACTCTGCGAGAAGTTTGTCCTACATCTCACATGGGTGTCCCACGAGTATGGGAGAAAATGATGGAGAAAATTAAACAGGCAATAAGTGAGTGTGGATATGTGAAAAAGAAACTGGTGACATGGGCAATGTCAGTCAGTCTGGAAGCTAATCAAAAGTGTTCACAAACGTAAGTGCTGATGAAACTTGAATATTTTTGAAGAATTAAACTGAGCCATCAAATGCAGAGATTATTCAATAATATTGACATTTtcttatgttttgttttagggATGATGACAAACCTTTCCTGTTCACACTGGCCGACAGCCTTGTGCTTCAGAGGCTTAGGACCGAGCTGGGTCTGTCTTGCTGTCAGAAGTTCTTCTCAGGAGCAGCACCGATCAGTAGTGAAACGGTGCAGTTTTTCCTGGGCCTGAACATCAGGTTGTATGAGGCATATGGCATGAGTGAGAGCACAGGACCTCACTTTATGTCAGGTCCCAGAGCTTACAAACTACCAAGGTAATACAAAATCAAGGATCGGAAAAACTGTATGTATGGttatgtatttttaaaatcatattaacatgtttttttctctgACTAAGCTGCGGGAAGGTGGTGCCTGGCTGTAGATACAAAATGGTCGACATAGACTCTGAGGGGACAGGGGAAATTTGCTTTTGGGGACGTAACATTTTCATGGGTTTCCTCAACATGGAAGACCAAACAAGAGAAGCATTGGACGAAGATGGATGGTTGCATTCTGGAGACTTGGGCAAGATCGACGAAGAGGGTTTCTTGTACATCACAGGGAGAATAAAAGGTAGAAAAATCTCAGCAAATAAAGCTATATTAGGAGACTTGCTTGTGATAGGTCACCAGTTCACGTTCTGTACATTTCCCACATCTAAGTGCAAGTTGTTCTGCACAGAACATACGGCTCCATTATCCCTGTTATCCATGTAATGTCAGGGTGCCCTCTCTCTCCATTCAGAGCTGATCATCACAGCTGGAGGGGAGAACATTCCCCCTCTTTCCATAGAGGAAAAAGTGAAAAAGGAGCTACCTATCATCAGCAACGCCATGCTCATTGGGGACAAGAGGAAGTTCTTGACAATGCTTTTAACACTCAAGGTATCTTATTAGATTAGCCATTAGTTATTATCCCGATGATGGTACGCTGTACTGTATTATTGACATTACCACGGTCAGGGTTATTGCAAATACACCAATTACAGACACAAACTAACACTAACTAGCAATTTCCATCTAATGTTCTTCTGGTCAATCTCCTTAGAGAGAGATGTGTAACCCCAGCAATGTATTTCCATGTTCCAGTGTTGTAGCGATACAGAAACCATGGAGCCAATGGAGGAGCTGAGTGGTGAGGCTGTGCAGTTTTGCCGACAGCTGGGTAGCCAAGCAACCACGGTGTCTGACATCATCGAGGGGAAAGACAAAGAAGTGTACCGGACCATTCAAGAAGCGATCAACAGAGTAAACTATACAGCCACCTCTAACGCTCAATGCATACAGAAGTGGGCTATCCTGAGAAAGGACTTCTCTGTTTCTGGAGGAGAGCTGGGTAAATTAAGCAGTACATGGATAGGTTAATAAATAGATTACACTTTCATATTTAAAGCAATTAAATTGTGAGAAGAACTATTGCTCATTATAATTATTTCCTCGTTTCAGGTCCCACAATGAAGCTCCGTCGCCCTGTTGTGTTGAAGATGTACCAGAAGGTCATAGAGAGCCTCTATCAAGAGTAGTGTCACGTTCTAAGAGAAATGACTGTGTAACTGTTAGTATAAAAATCACTTGCATATCTCATTATCCTTTTGGACATGCATGGCATTTAATTATATCTGTCTTGTGTTCAGAATGCATAAATAATACAGGAACAATTGACGTTTCTCTTTTACATTAAAGAAGTTACCAGATAAATAAATAGTGAATAATACTGAGAATTTTAAAAAGTCACACAATTTTTATTCATTTTCTCATAGGCAGAAATATTTCTTTTTGATTTATGTTCGACTCTGGTCTGCAATTAAATCTTTTGATGCCTTTAAATCATAAGTTACTTTCATGACAGGATCttgtattttgtgtaaatacCATTTGGTTTTCAATATTAGATATTTGGTCCATAAAGACTggtttgagtctgtgtgtgcctgtgtgtattTCAACTGTAACTGTATAACAACAGAGtgaaaactgaatatctttataatatattaataaagtatatttttcTTCTTCCACCAGGAATCTTATTACTAGAGTCATCATCATAGCAGTTGAGATAGTCAAGTAATTGcataacaataaataaaagGTCTGCCAGTTCAGTTGTCATAGTGATATTTATATTTCTTTAAACATTCATGATATTTGCAGCAGTATGACAGAAAATAAAAACTTAGTGCAAAACATCTGTTTCACGTAACAGAAGCCTGATTATATGTAAATTAATAAAAGCTTTAATCCATTTTTTTCACATTAGGAATGCAAAACACATATAGTTGATTGTTTGACAAACATCTTCAGTGTTACTTAAGCGACCATGGACGTTACAAATTGCATCTTTTACGTCAAATAAAAGTGTCAATTACATTTGACAAGTGGCCAAATTAAGCCATTAAATAAACAATATCCACATATACACACAATTACAGTAACTGTTGTTCTTAAGACATTACTTTAGAGCTTGCAAAGTTAACAATAACACAATCAGGATCTTTAACTCCTGAGTGTTTTAAAAATACATAATATGGTTTAAATGTGCACATACACCGTAACATGGTGACATAAAGCGACCCTAATAATCAACCGGTGGTATTTTAAGGATCCTTTTAGTCCAGATCCAGCACTCGTTGACATATTGCTTCTGTGAATTCTGAGCACTTTGAGTTCCCTCCCAAGTCTTTTGTTAGAACCTTGAAGATGGATGAAAAATTCGTAATTAACAATCAAATAAAACCAGAACGGCATGTCTCAATTTCTTTAAAAGTAGATTACCTTTTTGTCTCGAATGATGTCAAAGCAGGCAGCTTCTATCTTTTTGGCGTGGCCATGCAGGCCCATGTGCCGCAGCATCATGACTGCACTGAGCAGCAGGGCGGTGGGGTTGGCCATGTCTTTTCCTGCTATGTCTGGGGCCGTTCCATGAACCTGACGGGAGAAATAAATCAGAAACATTCATTATGTTTGACATTTGTATAAACACCAGTGTGATATGCGTTGATGTGCTTGAATGAACTAATATCGCACTATGAATTTCTACTGTGCAACATGTACTTTTGTGATGGAAGTGAAACTGAAGAAAACAATAAATGAAGAGTCTGACAAATGGAAATTTAAAAAAACCGTACCGACTCAAATATGGCAACACCATTGGCCCCAATGTTCCCGCTAGGAGTCACTCCAAGACCTCCAATCAGTCCAGCACAAAGATCACTGTAATGGTAAACACATACACTTGCCTTTAGATGTATTATTGTACATACTTGGCTCTATGGTTTACTATGTAGAATATTTATTTACCTCAAGATGTCTCCATACAAATTTGGCATTACTAATACATCAAACTGTGTGGGATCCTGTACCATCTATAAGAACAAGTATTACAATGCCACTATTAATTAACGTATAACAAAACATGCTTTATATCCATCTAAAACAGTGTACATATTCAACGTTTGTGACAAAATATATTGGGACTTACATTAAGACACACAGTATCCAAGTACATCTCTGTGAATTTCACATCTTTGTGCTTTTCAGCAGCCTCTCTGCATTTCCGCAGAAACAGCCCATCTGACATGCGCCTATAAAAATGACAAAAAAGGACAATAATTCAATTTAAGGAAATAGATTTTAAAATTACAAATGAGTTGAAGTACTTTGTACTAAATGTAACTTACATAATATTAGCCTTATGAACAGCTGTAACACTGGCCCTCTGATTATTTCTGGCATATTCAAAAGCATACTCTGCGATGCGTTGGCTGGCTTGCTCTGTAATGAGCTTAATGCTCTGTACAACTCCATCAACAATCTGAAAATACACAAATCCAAGAGATTTATGGTAATAATATGTGACAACATAAATAACATTGATTTAATTGCTTAATATCATATGTGGTCTGTGCAAgggaaaataaacaaaacgtcaatagagaaaaactgtgaacaatttaacagctggaaaagTAATGTTTTGTTCAGGGTCTTACCACATGTTCAATCCCACTGTATTCCCCCTCAGTGTTCTCTCTGATGGTGACCAGGTTCACATCAGTGTAGGGGGTCTTGTAGCCCTCGATGGACACACAGGGGCGGACATTGGCATAAAGGTCAAAGGTTTTCCTGAGCAGCAAGTTCATAGAGGGATGGCCTGCCGCTATTGGTGTCTTCAAAGGACCTGAAGAATAAAAGTAATTCAAAAAAATGTACTGATTCAACTGCTAACACATCTAAAACTCATTTGAATTAAAAACCTTTTACTAACACAAGGTATATATTTATTAAAGtggtcttgtagtaaataaatatTGATAATTAACAataattaactgacatttactttttattttagtaaTCTAAAGTTTGTTAAGCAGGTTACCTTTTAGGCCAATTTTGTTTCTGTCCATGGATTCTTTGGCATCAGGAGGGATCATCCATTTACCACCAGGTCCTTTAATGGCTGTAACATTTCTCTCCTCCCACTGAATAGGTGCCTAGATTTAAAAAAGGGGTGTACAGCAAAATCACTTAGTATACATTAAGCAGACTTGAATTGCTTTACTGATTGGATCAGATTGGTCTCTTAAGTATCGAGGCTGGAGTAATACAAAAGTTATCTGTTGCAACCTAAACGATAATTTAGCTGGATTATGTTGTTAGTGAAAAATACTGTTTGTGCTGCTCCTCCAGTACTAACTTTAGCTGCTTCAAATATCTTCATGACAGCAGAGGAGATCTCTGGACCAATTCCATCCCCGGGGATTAAAGTGACAGTGTGAATCTGTAGGGCAGAACAAAAAATATCAGAAAATAATAATTATGCACAGTGTAAGACAAGCAATAAGTAACATCACATTTTGTGTGTAGTTCTTCAGAAAAAACACATACCCCACGCACATACGTCCTGGGTTGTGGAGATTCTGTCCTCAAAGCTCCAACCACCCGCGACACCTGACAGGCACAAATAAAACAATTCCCCCCCACGTTTTTTCAATGTTGACAACTTGACAGCATATATAAAGTGTATACACAAAGTGTTttattgtgtattttcaaaaatAGTAAGAAAAAGCAACATTAAATAAAGTAAATTAGTAGAAACTAGTAAATTGAGCAAATCTTATTGAGAAAACAGAATATACCAGAATGGTGATGACCTGAGAATTAAGAACTTGTGTTTCATAGAATACTTGATAACTGTAAACATGTAATGCACTTTATGACCAAAAGTAAAAATACATCTGTTGTGCCAATCCTTGGTCACTTTAGGATACCGCTTTCAAAAGCACATGAAAGCAGTACAATGAGATTAAACGTACTATTATTTATAGATAGATAAAGCATGATATGGGAGCAATATGCAAAGGCCATTCTGGAAGACGAGACTCAATCCAGTTCACAGCAGTGGACGTCATTAATTGTTAACATGTAAGCTGTGTTGAAAGGGTCATTTTATCATATATCTATTCAGTGTAAATGACTATAAACACAGTTACTTGCCTTTGCCGATGATACACAGCAACACCACAAGAGAGGGAGATGTAGATCACCAGTAGGAAAAGTGAATCAAGAGGTCACCTTTAGCACAACTGACATCTAACAGGCGCTCCGACTAGCAAAACAGTATGCCCATTCCAGATTTGAATAACAGTTTTACTGAGGGAAATTGCTAGCTAGCATTAGCTCTTTTCGAAATACGTTTGCTTAACTTACTTCCTGAGCCTCGATTTGATCCTTGCCATTGATAGACAAACCCCACTGTCTTAGTAGGTTAAAGATCTGTAGAtaagggacattacattgacattTCGTTTAAATTGAACAATGACCTATAAAATGAATCTTAAAACAATGTATGATAGAATAAAACATGTAGGTTGCTGCTAGCTAAGCTTTCCTTTTCGTTCAATACTACCTAACTAGCCACCTAGCACGACAGAGTCAGGTTGCTATAGTAACTCCAAACAAGTAGCTTTAGCACCTAGCTAGGTGAACTGTCACTGGAATGCCGGAAGTCTTTCACTTTGTGGACGACAGTCCAATAAGCTAACATTAGGTATTTTATAATAATACAATGGCATGCGTTTGCTGCAACGATTAACATATTTCCCCGTACATACCGTTGACCTCCACGCCTTTCCTGCCATCCTTTACTAGCCAAGGtcgacgcagcagccccagcagcaGCTGTGAAGCTAACAACAGAACAAAGCGGATATCCACTCTGAACCaatgtgtttttcaaaaataaaccctttaatacatttaaattattttacataatttgtcattttaaaaaaaagttttattATTTCTGGAATAACGTTCAGTTATAGACTATTTTTAATATATAATTTTATGTTTGCAAATTTCAAAAAGAAAAGGTTGCCGTTGCTCTTATTTTGGACATCTTCCGGGGATTGCACTGAGATGTCGATGCATTTGTGTGTAGTGTATGAGTAATACAGCTCAattaataaactaaactaaattcAACCCGCTCAAACAATAAATGATATCCCTATCATTAACAGGCTAACGACATATTTTGGTGTGAACCATGGTCGTATAGTGACTTAAATTGCAGCAGACAGTTCAGTAGAAGGCCAGCAGGTGGCGCCAGTGGACTGCAACTGCGAGTCGACCTCACAAATATGCATGTTCTTTGGCTGTGGATGTGCAAGGtagtgcagtggttcccaaccttttttcccaagatcAAGAGGGGGgggcgcaacagcggtaattaaagtttcaaAGTCGAATCATGCtccaactactgtcacaaactggatgaatgtgaagtattttgttaaaggaggatgaaagcgtaattaaggagcactattggagtgactttgatggttattggactcaggattaattcatttggattcccgctgtatgcagggccgccttaatgcacgggctgacctgggctgaagcccaggggcctacggagatcaggtgcctatagagaaccgcagtgacgtgtcctaaaacccggaagtaagttagcatttttagcacttccggttccttcgtcaaaaaagcaatgtattttctccatagggttttggaaaatagctcgaaataaggtctgtggttgacacaaatttaagagataaatcacgttttgttctacgacagtagatacatcagcagtgaccccactggtgatttgtgaagagtttacgtgtctgaaaaacgatggttgttaccgagtggctgaataggactacagaaatggtcgagtccgttgtacgtcattacgcctacacacgtaaacactcccgctaagtttgttttcccctgtgttctgcttgaaagcaagtacctgcctatctttagtagcctatctgtagtctctttagtatctgtatatctatatcttaccattagaatctctatttttgaaatggtcatttttaacaccgtagttttataaattatagaacaattaattaccagtgttttccaattttactcggcagttcgtttcgttggctaacgttagctaaagctagcgctactagttagctacgcaatggtttgttgctttgctccgggttgcagccacaggtcttcgcatgaaacgtgctcgttctatcgtttcccggccaatgttttccaaaggagagtctggattcgtgccatgaggtaagctgacgttacattgttgtccatgtcacggtgaaatgtaaatgatgggtagtgtatcgccgttttagagatggcactgctgaaaagaccgcaaaataagtaaagataatgaatacatcctattaaaacctgtgtggcttatatgataagtctaattagtacaagtagcataacgtttcaccgtgtaactaaagattgtagtcagggaaatcagtttgacatattgaactaataacaaatcacctctggctggcagagaactctctgctccatagcttctcttggacgtaacatcacatgtacattttacatttatattcaatttaatattccatccctaacatacttttgtatatataataacttatattttgtttttcttgttatgctgctgcaacacaaacatttccccaattgggatcaatacagtaatatcttaattaattaagaaatataactattataattagtgtagcagctgacacctattttcaatatggattaatctacctttatttctttagttcaattttgatctataaaaatgtcaaaatagtgaaaatgttcacgagacaaagtgcaaggttatatctttagatgttttgttttagcctatgtactgtatgtcttaatgctcttatttgtgacgatgtgacttccatgaaactaatattttatatcttcccaacagacgagctgacaggaagcctaaccccctaaacgcaccaggagcgtctgcgccacgttacggctgcgccgcggcggtcgtaagaatcgcggccactctagtcaatgggtgctattccaccacacgcgccgcgttacggctcagacgcgtcccagaagcggctcggcgcagcgcttctctaaaattaggatgaatcctatttttgccgcggcgcagccgtaaggtaaggtcggacaggcagccccccccctcgcaggaagtggaaaggtgagcatccgggccaggcccatcctgcgtatatactaatttagcagacccccctccttcatcacaacacctccactacgatacgcacaatggacgacgaggtgttcataatggaagtggagaaacacaccattgtatacgatgtaaccaatgctttttacaaggacaacatcagaaaggacaaggcctggtttttagtcgctgcagtttgtggagtggaaggtaacaactacatattaatgttttaaagttaattaagaactgtgaggctgcacacacgacgctccgcttccgcaacgttttgaaacgcgcctggtgtgttaggtcgcaggaggaggtcgcaggaagaggtcgcagcgtggcgcagccgcaacgtaacgcggcgcagacgctcctggtgcgtttagggggtaacactctaacaaccacaacattgcaaaggcgagtaaatgtaaattaaaaacgattcacaatttcttaatt
This region of Pseudochaenichthys georgianus chromosome 6, fPseGeo1.2, whole genome shotgun sequence genomic DNA includes:
- the acsbg1 gene encoding long-chain-fatty-acid--CoA ligase ACSBG1 isoform X1, with amino-acid sequence MDLPGEEKGEDQLENRVQESMAHVQIDGEEHASVGRKNLEVQFACTPLAQASSLWTTDAKGAVRLRIEEGCPEEPVTVHQMFKASVEKYGNMYALASKMDNKWEKITFSEYYQFCRRAAKSFMKLGLERFHGVAILGFNSAEWFFSSVGTIMAGGIMTGIYATNSPEACQYVASDSKANIIVVENQKQLDKILQIRDRLPHLKAIVQFSGNPQQRIPNLYSWEDFMDLGLDVSEDELDDIIDSQRANQCCILIYTSGTTGKPKGVMLSHDNITWTANHASRVGEMQPADTQQESLVSYLPLSHIAAQIYDMWTGIQWAELVYFAQPDALKGSLITTLREVCPTSHMGVPRVWEKMMEKIKQAISECGYVKKKLVTWAMSVSLEANQKCSQTDDDKPFLFTLADSLVLQRLRTELGLSCCQKFFSGAAPISSETVQFFLGLNIRLYEAYGMSESTGPHFMSGPRAYKLPSCGKVVPGCRYKMVDIDSEGTGEICFWGRNIFMGFLNMEDQTREALDEDGWLHSGDLGKIDEEGFLYITGRIKELIITAGGENIPPLSIEEKVKKELPIISNAMLIGDKRKFLTMLLTLKCCSDTETMEPMEELSGEAVQFCRQLGSQATTVSDIIEGKDKEVYRTIQEAINRVNYTATSNAQCIQKWAILRKDFSVSGGELGPTMKLRRPVVLKMYQKVIESLYQE
- the idh3a gene encoding isocitrate dehydrogenase [NAD] subunit alpha, mitochondrial isoform X1, encoding MAGKAWRSTIFNLLRQWGLSINGKDQIEAQEVSRVVGALRTESPQPRTYVRGIHTVTLIPGDGIGPEISSAVMKIFEAAKAPIQWEERNVTAIKGPGGKWMIPPDAKESMDRNKIGLKGPLKTPIAAGHPSMNLLLRKTFDLYANVRPCVSIEGYKTPYTDVNLVTIRENTEGEYSGIEHVIVDGVVQSIKLITEQASQRIAEYAFEYARNNQRASVTAVHKANIMRMSDGLFLRKCREAAEKHKDVKFTEMYLDTVCLNMVQDPTQFDVLVMPNLYGDILSDLCAGLIGGLGVTPSGNIGANGVAIFESVHGTAPDIAGKDMANPTALLLSAVMMLRHMGLHGHAKKIEAACFDIIRDKKVLTKDLGGNSKCSEFTEAICQRVLDLD
- the acsbg1 gene encoding long-chain-fatty-acid--CoA ligase ACSBG1 isoform X2 gives rise to the protein MDLPGEEKGEDQLENRVQESMAHVQIDGEEHASVGRKNLEVQFACTPLAQASSLWTTDAKGAVRLRIEEGCPEEPVTVHQMFKASVEKYGNMYALASKMDNKWEKITFSEYYQFCRRAAKSFMKLGLERFHGVAILGFNSAEWFFSSVGTIMAGGIMTGIYATNSPEACQYVASDSKANIIVVENQKQLDKILQIRDRLPHLKAIVQFSGNPQQRIPNLYSWEDFMDLGLDVSEDELDDIIDSQRANQCCILIYTSGTTGKPKGVMLSHDNITWTANHASRVGEMQPADTQQESLGSLITTLREVCPTSHMGVPRVWEKMMEKIKQAISECGYVKKKLVTWAMSVSLEANQKCSQTDDDKPFLFTLADSLVLQRLRTELGLSCCQKFFSGAAPISSETVQFFLGLNIRLYEAYGMSESTGPHFMSGPRAYKLPSCGKVVPGCRYKMVDIDSEGTGEICFWGRNIFMGFLNMEDQTREALDEDGWLHSGDLGKIDEEGFLYITGRIKELIITAGGENIPPLSIEEKVKKELPIISNAMLIGDKRKFLTMLLTLKCCSDTETMEPMEELSGEAVQFCRQLGSQATTVSDIIEGKDKEVYRTIQEAINRVNYTATSNAQCIQKWAILRKDFSVSGGELGPTMKLRRPVVLKMYQKVIESLYQE
- the idh3a gene encoding isocitrate dehydrogenase [NAD] subunit alpha, mitochondrial isoform X2 — translated: MAGKAWRSTVSRVVGALRTESPQPRTYVRGIHTVTLIPGDGIGPEISSAVMKIFEAAKAPIQWEERNVTAIKGPGGKWMIPPDAKESMDRNKIGLKGPLKTPIAAGHPSMNLLLRKTFDLYANVRPCVSIEGYKTPYTDVNLVTIRENTEGEYSGIEHVIVDGVVQSIKLITEQASQRIAEYAFEYARNNQRASVTAVHKANIMRMSDGLFLRKCREAAEKHKDVKFTEMYLDTVCLNMVQDPTQFDVLVMPNLYGDILSDLCAGLIGGLGVTPSGNIGANGVAIFESVHGTAPDIAGKDMANPTALLLSAVMMLRHMGLHGHAKKIEAACFDIIRDKKVLTKDLGGNSKCSEFTEAICQRVLDLD